GATCCTAACCACGCACTTACCAAGCTTATCATCCAGGACTACGACCATCAGCTGAAACACCCAGGCCCTGAGAGAGTGCTAGCTGAAATCAGGAGGAAATTCTGGATAATTTGTGGAAGAGCAGCCATTCGCCGCCACCAACTAAAGTGCACTGACTGTCAGAGATTGAGGGCCAAGCCAGAAACTCCCCAAATGTCAGATTTACCTGTAGCTCGACTGCGGCTTTTCAAGACTGCCTTTCATTTCACGGGAGTGGATTGTTTCGGACCTTTCTCTGTTAAGATTGGAAGGAGAGTGGAGAAAAGATGGGGGATAATATGGAAATGCTTGACCACCCAATGCGTACACTTGGACATATTGTCGAGCATTGACCCTGATTCCTTCCTCATGGCACTTAGGAGATTTGTGGCCCGTCGAGGAACTCTGTGTGAGCTGTGGTCGGATCAAGGAACTAATTTTAAAGGAGGAGAGAGGGAGTTGCACAACGCTTTCAAGCAAATGGCACTTGAGCTCCCGAAAAAACTGGCAGAACAGAAAATTCACTTCCATTTCAACCCACCAGGTGCTCCTCATTTTGGAGGAGCATGGGAGCGGGAAATACGATCCGTGAAATCAGCCCTGTATGCTTCTGTCGGTGCCCAGTCAGTTACTGAAGAAGTCTTGAGAACTGTGCTACTTGAAGTGGAGGGAATACTAAACGGCAAGCCTCTTGGTTATGTGTCCTCTGATTTCTGCGACGTTGATCCCATTACGCCAAATCACCTCCTCATGGGGCGGCCTGATGGCTCTCTCCCGCAGGTGGTATATCCTCAGAGTGAGATTATCAGTAGGAAACGATGGCGCCACAGTCAGTTTCTTGCAGACTTATTCTGGTCATCATTCTTTAAGTACTACCTACCCAATTTGCAGACCTGATCTAAATGGCAAAATAAAGAAGAGGACATCACTGTGGGCAAAGTTGTCATGCTGGTAGATCATCAGTTGCCACGAGCCCTTTGGACTATTGGAAGAGTCACGCCAAGTGCGGATGGTCAAATCAGAACGGCCGAAGTACAGATCAAGGAAAAAACCTATACCAGACCCGTAGCAAGAATGGTTGTACTTCCTGCAATTCCTGACTAAACGGCCACTATTTAATATAGGGTCTTTATTAGAGACAAATTTAATACCTAAATTTGGGGGCGGCTCTCCAAAAGGCCCTTAGAACTTCACTGTGTATATAGTTTAATGTAAGCCTAACTGTGTCCAGTAGAGGGCAGTACACCATTGTAATTCACTGCCGGTATTGCGTCATTCGGGGGTTGAGCTGCAGTGGTAGGAAACGGCAGAACTGCGCTGAGAGCCGGGTGTTTATTCCTTTAGTTGCTGCATTATTCTCTCTTTATGGTGAATCAGTTTAAGTCAGACTGCGTCTAAGACAAATGTAAGTCATGTTTTCTTTATGTAAGCTTGTGAGTTCTTAAGTAAACATGTATCGCTTGATATAAGATTATTAGCATAGTAGTCGCTACGGCTATACGGAGCACCTGTTTATTGAGCTTGGTAAATTATGCTACAGGTTCTATAATAACCCTGAAAATACTGAAATATTCCTTTGTTTGTATAATTTCTCCTGAATATGTTTATTATTGAGGTTATGCTAGATCGTAATGAGTGACTAttcctgtattgtttctatctagAACCACTCACTCGATAACTCAGTCTCTCACATACCCACATACTTCAACCTACATCAATATTCACCTGCTTATTGGATTTGGATATAACCTGTATGCTATACCGTGCTGTTGTACTCATGTCTAAACCGGAGTAAACTTGTTCAACTTGATACTGTCTCCCTGAGTCTTGATCGACATCCTGTGGTGAACGCAATTTACAACCAGATAAAGTTACCATTATTACCTCTTCCTTCTTAATAAACAAAGACAGCTGAACTTCGTGAatgcagtgctctctctctcttgctccagctggttgacgtgtACACATGttccttctcccgctctccttggttgacgcgtgggcgtgccctTTCATCTGGCTCTCACGggttgatgcgtgggcgtgcttttcagggagaattgtccaataagggactaagaaaagttgttacgaaacggattttcatgtttgagaaaaactttacgaaacctatacgaacgctgggggagtgtttCGAGCACAGAagtactacgtcatacgtccaactcgttttttgacaagttgatcatgtcaagcatgagaagacggcaCATTAAACATTGTAAAgtagtcagaatgcatgaaacaccgttgcacatccCTGTAAGTAAAGATGCAGCAAAATTGTGACCAAAAATGGCGGGAAACATGCCTACAAACTTCTGATGCACAACTTTAAAGAagattttttcaattttaaaatgTCCAGATATCCAGATCGTttgttgtatctcggccaaatattggcATATCCTAACAAATCATAGATGGAAAGCTTTTTTAACCTTTTGGGTGATGTATAAATCTTAATTTCAAAATATTCAcccataagattttttttaataggtTTTGTGgtgcagggtcacattttgtctgggactagtcttaatccCTGTCTTGGAAATCGCCCCAATATATTATTCTAACAATCATAGGGTTATTATTATCTTATATTTTAACATGGCACTAAAACATCTTCGTATGTTTGGATTGCAAAACATAAACTACTGAGGTGTATATTCTAAACAAATAACAGCTCGTATAGGGTTGTATCATATCAGGGCCAGCCCAAGCCTTTTCGGGGCCCTAAGCATAATTTTATTTGGGGTTCCCCTGTACCCCCAATACAATCAactattgtcaatgtttgattatttgcatgCACACTTTAAATCTAACACACCCAATTTTACTTGTTGTAGCTGTGTTTGGGATTCATGAAaggcataaaaacaaaaacaaataaaccttgcattacaagtgtattgtgattgtcaaaacatttgataatttcattacttccacttttaggtgaactgtcccttaaaattttgagcacagaccatacaaaggttgtggaatttattgttcaatgcatctaactatttgcaaagattttattttaaaaatcattttttattttaaccacaacctataaacaccCTCAAAAAAGCCACACAAATTTTGCCacacaccacagaaaaaaaatagtgTGAATGGCCCTACGTGAGAAAATTAATGTGTGTCGTGAATATATCATCAAAAAAAAGATGTAATTTCATGTGCTCTTGGGGGCCCCCCTTGTCAGGGATTGgcagaagagaacccaaatgcaggcaggcggtgaaggggttaacaaacaagactttattataaatacaaagaaacaaaagacaaaacaaaaacccacgagggggtaaatgacaaagtaacaaaataatgatacacacaacaggaccaaggctaactaaacactaaactagacaatactttgacaaagactaaactaaacacttactgaacCAGGAACAGGGAGCACATGGAACGTAAAGCAGACATCAACCACGGGTAAGCTCGACAACCGTACACACTCaacgcaatgaccgacacaggacaatgacacatgagggtattatatagggaagacagacaaaggataacgacacggggcaggtgtgggtaattaaacactcagggaaagataacgaggaaacgagaggaatggggccaatgacaagacactggagagaacgtatattattgtcaaaaggacaataatatgtctctctccacacataaccaaagactttgtcatggctctgctacaggaccaagaaaaacatgactaaggaagcagagccatgacaccccTAGTGCCGGCGAGGCCCTAAGCAGCCGCTTAGTACAGGGAGGGCCGGCTCTGTCCATTATAGTgtgaaaacaaaagagaaaatgtatttaatccCTTAGCTCCATAATTTAATACCACTATGAGTTAATTAAAGACTGCGTGCTGTACCTAGTCTGATATACGCTTTAGATTTACTTAAATTCAAAATCTTCACTGAAAAATTCACTCAACTGAGACAGATGTCTACTTTCTAGTCAGATTAGGTGACCACTATTATCTACGTTTTTACTCAATCCTCTGTGTTGTGTAGTAATACTTTGAGAGGGAAATCACAAAGCACCCCATGTGAGCATTATTCTAAAACACAATCTTAAACAAGTTATTAGAATAGACACTCTGTCATGGTTCTTTAGCATAGAGTTAGGATAATGAGTACTAAGATCTATGTAACAAGCTTTAGTTACTATGGGTTGTATTTCAACATGCACTGTCAGGAATTGACTAACAATAGAGGCTGTGTAGTCTTTTGTCTCGGTCTAGTATAAAGGTACAAGTGACAGCAGTCAACCAACAACCAGAATTAGCGTCAGCTTCTCCTTTGTGGAACTACTGAAAAACAACCAACACAAACATGAAGGTAAACTCGATTCACCACAATTTTACATAAATGACATTGATTTGATATATTTCACTTTACATCACTAAGAGGTTAACTCTGAATTTCAGGTCACCTTCTATGAGGAGAGAAACTTCCAGGGTCGCTCTTATGAGTGTATGGGCGACTGTGCTGACATGTCCTCCTACCTGAGCCGCTGTCACTCCTGTAGAGTTGAGAGCGGATGCTGGATGATGTACGATCATCCCAATTACATGGGAAACCAGTATTTTTTTAAGATGGGTGATTACGCTGACTACATGTCTATGTTTGGAATGAGCAACTGGATCAGATCCTGCCGTACGATCCCCTTGGTGAGCACAGagaacattttaatgtttctaaGCTAGATTTCTTTGTGCAAATGTAGTTTTACTTCTTTATTTTAACCTTAAATACAATGAATCCTTCTATCAATACAGTACAGGGGATCCTACAAAATGAGGATCTATGAGAGGGAGAACTTTGGAGGTCAGATGTATGATATGATGGACGACTGTGACAGCATCATGGACCGCTACCGCATGTCTCACTGCCAGTCCTGTCATGTGATGGACGGTCACTGGCTCATGTATGAGCAGCCCCACTACAGAGGAAAAATGTGGTGGTTCAGACCTGGAGAGTACAGAAACTTTAGTAATATGGGTGGAATGAGATTCATGAGCATGAGGCGTATCATGGATTCCTGGTACTAATGCTCcaacttttcaataaaatattttcatattcaACATTgtgttataaaaatattttttgtcagaaaTATTTACACAAGTATTCCCCCCACACAAACTCCTTACCAGGTTGAAAAAGACACACCAGCAGGTTGCAGTAGTCTGTATCACTGAAACACTGATATGACAGATGATGTCAGCAGTAGGCAGCTACATTAAAATGGTGCATTAAAAATAGCAGGTGTTTATCTCTGCAGCTAGACAAAACTACAGATGTCAGAGATTTGGTTAGATTGCTTGCTTACTTTTGTCACAAGTTTGGCTTATTTAAACAAAGTTATCAACTGGTGTGGAACTGACTGGAAGAAATCAGCTGGTTCAATCTGACTGGAAAAAACTCCAGCTGgctcagaatgcagcagcacgcctcgtcttccaacagcccaaaagacCTCATGTGACACCCTTTTCAtttctctccactggctaccggttgaagcccgtatcagattcaagtcactaatgcttgcctacaggactatcactggatctgcaacggcatactttcacaccctcctacactcctacaccccatcaagaaccctgcgttcagcaaatgagcggcgtcttgtattgctttctcaaaagggcagtaaattgctttcccgctcattctccttctcaactccttcctggtggaacattctttcTAACTCAGTCcatcaaccacatctctcacagcATTAAAAAAtttacttaaaacccatctcttctgtgaatacttgacagacaaatgagaaaagaaaaaacgaaacctctctctttatctcaacaggtattgttctggcttttgttgaaactag
The Triplophysa rosa unplaced genomic scaffold, Trosa_1v2 scaffold265_ERROPOS76508, whole genome shotgun sequence genome window above contains:
- the LOC130550236 gene encoding gamma-crystallin M2-like → MSCLNASKEAVMPNLRRNEKHLLRDHERSAAYSAELNRLVKEGYVVKLNPDELLKSNETSTGLQLLLRVTFYEERNFQGRSYECMGDCADMSSYLSRCHSCRVESGCWMMYDHPNYMGNQYFFKMGDYADYMSMFGMSNWIRSCRTIPLYRGSYKMRIYERENFGGQMYDMMDDCDSIMDRYRMSHCQSCHVMDGHWLMYEQPHYRGKMWWFRPGEYRNFSNMGGMRFMSMRRIMDSWY